The Saxibacter everestensis genome has a window encoding:
- a CDS encoding AAA family ATPase: MNQAFIVTKEHRRFAEFANAVRKERTIGICHGEAGVGKTNSARRYANWDALEPYINAWGPRGDHDAKYYALANRSRTVFYTPEVLCRPKDLMHDIDRWQAKIEICADEHLRSQETEPTTNAIGMSHLVELLIIDEAERLTPTTLELLRDRHDREHLSMILIGMPGIDQRFRHYPQLYSRLGFSHHYRTLGREELLFVLERHWKRLGQQLDPDDFTDAQAIAAIERITRGNFRLLERLFPQIARVLKINGLETITDDVIEAAASILVIGT, from the coding sequence ATGAACCAGGCCTTCATCGTCACCAAGGAGCACCGGCGCTTCGCCGAGTTCGCGAACGCCGTCCGCAAAGAGCGAACCATCGGCATCTGCCACGGCGAGGCCGGCGTCGGTAAGACCAACTCCGCCCGCCGATACGCGAACTGGGATGCGCTTGAGCCCTACATCAACGCGTGGGGGCCTCGCGGCGATCACGACGCCAAGTACTACGCCCTCGCCAACCGATCCCGCACCGTCTTCTACACACCCGAAGTCCTCTGCCGACCCAAAGACCTCATGCACGACATCGACCGATGGCAAGCGAAGATCGAGATCTGCGCCGACGAACACCTTCGCTCACAGGAAACCGAGCCGACAACCAACGCGATAGGCATGTCTCACCTCGTCGAACTGCTCATCATCGACGAAGCCGAACGACTCACCCCGACCACGCTCGAGCTGCTCCGCGACCGCCACGACCGCGAACACCTCTCCATGATCCTCATCGGCATGCCCGGAATCGACCAACGATTCCGCCACTACCCACAGCTCTACAGCCGACTCGGCTTCTCTCACCACTACCGAACCCTCGGCCGAGAAGAACTCCTCTTCGTCCTCGAACGCCACTGGAAACGCCTAGGACAACAACTCGACCCCGACGACTTCACCGACGCGCAGGCCATAGCCGCGATCGAACGCATCACCCGCGGCAACTTCCGCCTCCTCGAACGACTCTTCCCCCAGATCGCCCGAGTGCTGAAAATCAACGGGCTCGAAACCATCACCGA
- a CDS encoding Mu transposase C-terminal domain-containing protein: MQSLDPALVTLALDGPTAYRDRHELVYRRRADRPNEIWQADHTELDILVTSAAGGKSDRPWLTIVIDDHSRAICGYTVFTGAPSAMNTALALRQAIWRKTDPTWAMCGIPDVLHVDHGSDFTSHHLERTAIELRIRIIHSTVGRPQGRGKIERLFRTINTELLSTLPGHLGPGSKHPHPALDLAALDQALGAFIGMYNARPHRELGVSPRDVSVADGWLPRMPDSLEQLDGLLLTVPKNRVVQRDGIHFQGQRYLAPTLAPFVGHTITIRYDPRDISEIRVYDRDTFVCVAVDEAHPNLRLSLRDIETARRARRRALRHTINDRIPTAVAREELRDVAPTPHRRRLRTYEEDE; this comes from the coding sequence GTGCAGTCCCTCGATCCAGCGCTCGTGACGCTCGCGCTGGATGGACCCACCGCGTATCGCGATCGACACGAGCTGGTGTACCGACGTCGAGCCGATCGACCCAACGAGATCTGGCAGGCCGATCACACCGAACTCGACATCCTCGTTACCAGTGCCGCAGGCGGCAAGTCTGATCGACCCTGGCTCACGATCGTGATCGACGACCACTCACGCGCGATCTGCGGATACACAGTCTTCACCGGTGCCCCCTCAGCGATGAACACGGCCCTCGCGCTCCGGCAGGCGATCTGGCGCAAGACCGACCCCACATGGGCGATGTGCGGCATTCCCGACGTTCTCCACGTCGACCACGGCTCCGACTTCACCAGCCATCACCTCGAACGCACCGCCATCGAGCTGCGCATCCGGATCATCCACTCCACCGTGGGCCGGCCCCAAGGCCGCGGCAAGATCGAACGCTTGTTCCGCACCATCAACACCGAGCTTCTCTCCACTCTCCCCGGACACCTCGGACCCGGCAGCAAACACCCTCACCCCGCTCTCGATCTGGCCGCCCTGGACCAGGCGCTCGGCGCGTTCATAGGGATGTACAACGCGCGCCCACACCGCGAACTCGGAGTTTCGCCTCGGGATGTGTCGGTCGCGGATGGGTGGCTTCCGCGAATGCCCGACAGCCTGGAACAACTCGACGGCCTCCTGCTCACCGTCCCGAAGAACCGGGTGGTGCAGCGGGACGGTATCCACTTCCAAGGCCAGCGCTACCTCGCCCCGACACTCGCCCCCTTTGTCGGGCACACGATCACGATCCGCTACGACCCGCGCGACATCTCCGAGATCCGCGTGTACGACCGCGACACCTTCGTCTGCGTCGCCGTCGACGAAGCCCACCCCAATCTCCGACTCAGCCTCCGCGACATCGAAACCGCCCGCCGAGCCCGCCGCCGAGCACTCCGACACACCATCAACGACCGCATCCCCACCGCCGTCGCACGGGAAGAGCTGCGCGACGTCGCGCCCACTCCGCATCGTCGCCGGCTACGCACCTATGAAGAGGACGAGTGA
- a CDS encoding helix-turn-helix domain-containing protein: MLEPRGAPPRTQHGSSAGVAPLSTATSKPSPAARASPCSDVMSGEERWRILRLHVEDQIPLTALAKETGIGLRTLQRWNQLYRDHGITALDPHPRADAGTRRTAAELVAFIERLALTKPRPALATLHRLVSTEAKRQGLAVPATPPSETLCSPSIQRS, from the coding sequence ATGCTCGAGCCAAGGGGCGCACCGCCGAGGACGCAGCACGGCTCGTCGGCTGGAGTCGCGCCACTCTCTACCGCCACCAGCAAGCCCTCGCCGGCCGCGAGAGCATCACCATGTAGTGATGTCATGAGCGGTGAGGAGCGGTGGCGGATTCTTCGACTTCATGTCGAGGACCAGATACCTCTCACCGCTCTAGCCAAAGAAACCGGGATCGGCCTGCGGACGTTGCAACGCTGGAATCAGCTCTACCGAGACCACGGCATCACTGCACTCGACCCTCATCCGAGAGCCGACGCGGGGACTCGTCGCACGGCGGCCGAGTTGGTTGCGTTCATCGAGCGCCTCGCGTTGACCAAACCGAGGCCAGCGCTCGCGACGCTGCATCGCCTTGTCAGCACCGAAGCGAAGCGGCAGGGCCTAGCGGTGCCAGCTACGCCACCGTCAGAGACATTGTGCAGTCCCTCGATCCAGCGCTCGTGA
- a CDS encoding recombinase family protein: MRLLGYTRVSTSSQDAQLQLDALVAAGVQKRDVFADVTSGSKTAIERRGMRKLLEHAESGDTVVVWRVDRLGRSLVDVLNTVNLLRERDIHVRSISDGIDPTTSTGRLMLNMLATLAEYERELIVERVNAGIAAARQSGTRFGRPLSDPAVIADKLAIAADARAKGRTAEDAARLVGWSRATLYRHQQALAGRESITM, from the coding sequence GTGAGACTTCTTGGATACACCCGCGTGAGCACATCGAGTCAAGATGCGCAGCTGCAACTCGACGCTCTCGTCGCGGCTGGTGTCCAGAAGCGCGACGTGTTCGCCGATGTGACGTCCGGGAGCAAGACCGCGATCGAACGCCGTGGCATGAGGAAGCTCCTCGAGCACGCGGAGTCCGGTGACACGGTCGTCGTCTGGCGAGTCGATCGCCTCGGCCGCTCCCTGGTCGACGTGCTGAACACTGTGAACCTGTTGCGCGAGCGCGACATTCACGTCCGCTCCATCTCGGACGGGATCGATCCGACGACGTCGACGGGCCGGTTGATGTTGAACATGCTCGCCACTCTCGCTGAGTACGAGCGCGAGCTCATTGTCGAGCGCGTGAATGCCGGCATCGCCGCAGCTCGACAGAGTGGCACCAGATTCGGGCGACCGCTATCGGACCCGGCAGTGATCGCCGACAAGCTCGCGATCGCGGCCGATGCTCGAGCCAAGGGGCGCACCGCCGAGGACGCAGCACGGCTCGTCGGCTGGAGTCGCGCCACTCTCTACCGCCACCAGCAAGCCCTCGCCGGCCGCGAGAGCATCACCATGTAG
- a CDS encoding MFS transporter, with protein MARLHAGNRIVAVSVLLFASFMDLLDNTIVNVALPAIEQELGASPAQLEWLVSGYLLAFAALLVTGGRLGDILGRRLVFIVGVVGFTAASMLAGLATSGDALVSLRVVQGAFAGVMVPQVLSIIQALFQPRERAAVYGIAGAVTGLAAVAGPLVGGALITSDAFGIGWRSIFLINVPIGILLLVGALLFIPETRSEQAPRLDVLGVVLAMSGVLALVYPLVEGRQLDWPWWMFALMALSPILLALFVWHQCRRAAASRAPLLPMSLFRDRGFSAGLVVQLAFQAGVASYFLILTIYLQSGLGYTAWDAGLSILPFSLGAILGSGVSVPLTAKFGKLLVLAGSILQGAGVAWSIAVVSDRGDALTISDFILPLGLAGIGLGLLVVPLLDVALATVPVDNAGSASGALSTFQQVGAGLGVAVVGVVFFGIIGTSFDSATMRDAFLTAAWVAVTAAAIAAVASLLLPSIAAVRTRAALQVHDAPDQQEPLKGMTS; from the coding sequence ATGGCACGACTACACGCCGGGAACCGAATCGTTGCGGTCAGCGTGCTGCTGTTCGCCTCGTTCATGGACCTTTTGGACAACACGATCGTCAACGTTGCGCTGCCGGCAATCGAGCAGGAGCTGGGTGCGTCGCCGGCGCAGTTAGAGTGGCTGGTCAGCGGCTACTTGTTGGCCTTTGCCGCGCTGCTGGTCACTGGCGGGCGCCTCGGGGACATTCTGGGGCGGCGCCTCGTGTTCATCGTGGGCGTGGTCGGCTTTACCGCCGCGTCGATGCTCGCGGGGCTCGCCACGTCCGGCGACGCCTTGGTTTCGCTGCGAGTCGTGCAGGGCGCCTTCGCCGGCGTAATGGTCCCGCAGGTGCTCTCGATCATCCAAGCGCTGTTCCAGCCGCGCGAACGCGCGGCCGTCTACGGGATCGCCGGGGCCGTCACCGGGCTCGCCGCCGTGGCGGGTCCCCTGGTTGGCGGCGCTCTCATTACCAGCGATGCCTTCGGGATCGGGTGGCGATCCATCTTCCTCATCAACGTCCCCATCGGCATCCTGCTCCTAGTGGGTGCGCTGCTGTTCATCCCCGAGACGCGATCCGAGCAGGCCCCCCGCCTCGACGTGCTCGGCGTGGTGCTCGCGATGTCCGGAGTGCTTGCGCTGGTCTACCCGCTGGTTGAGGGCCGGCAATTGGACTGGCCGTGGTGGATGTTTGCCCTCATGGCCCTGTCCCCGATCCTGCTCGCCCTGTTCGTCTGGCACCAATGCCGCCGCGCGGCCGCGTCCCGTGCGCCATTGTTGCCGATGAGTCTGTTCCGCGACCGCGGTTTCAGCGCCGGCCTAGTCGTCCAGCTCGCCTTCCAGGCCGGAGTCGCCAGCTACTTCCTGATTCTCACCATCTATCTGCAATCCGGGCTCGGATACACCGCGTGGGACGCGGGCCTATCGATACTGCCTTTCAGCCTCGGAGCGATCCTCGGCAGCGGCGTTTCCGTGCCACTCACCGCCAAGTTCGGCAAGCTCCTCGTCCTGGCCGGCTCGATCCTGCAAGGAGCGGGCGTAGCATGGTCCATCGCCGTCGTCAGCGACCGCGGCGACGCGCTCACCATTTCCGACTTCATCCTCCCGCTGGGGTTGGCCGGCATCGGCCTGGGGCTGCTCGTGGTTCCGCTGCTCGACGTCGCCCTCGCCACGGTCCCGGTAGACAACGCCGGGTCGGCATCGGGCGCCCTCAGCACCTTCCAGCAGGTCGGTGCCGGTCTCGGTGTTGCTGTGGTCGGCGTGGTGTTCTTCGGGATCATCGGCACCTCCTTCGACTCGGCCACCATGCGCGACGCCTTCCTCACCGCCGCCTGGGTTGCCGTGACCGCGGCTGCGATCGCGGCCGTGGCGAGTCTGCTGCTCCCCAGCATCGCTGCCGTCCGTACCCGCGCGGCGCTCCAAGTCCACGACGCACCCGACCAGCAAGAACCTCTGAAAGGAATGACCTCATGA
- a CDS encoding MarR family winged helix-turn-helix transcriptional regulator translates to MSSPNSTRIQRAFQGALVNAVLGNERIAREFDMLVTDLQTLHLLVLREDVRTPKQLSQTAGLPTSTVTRVLDRLEAVGYLRRAHDPQDRRRINIELIAEKIAPIISRYEKYTDTIDRTNAEFTEEELGTVARYLEQTSSTF, encoded by the coding sequence ATGTCCAGTCCGAACAGCACGCGCATACAGCGGGCCTTCCAGGGCGCGCTCGTCAACGCGGTGCTCGGCAACGAGCGCATCGCGCGCGAGTTCGACATGCTCGTCACCGACCTCCAGACGCTGCACCTGCTCGTCCTGCGCGAAGACGTGCGCACACCTAAGCAGCTCAGCCAGACCGCGGGTCTGCCCACGAGCACCGTGACGCGGGTCCTCGACCGACTCGAAGCAGTCGGCTACCTGCGGCGCGCGCATGATCCGCAGGACCGACGACGAATCAACATCGAACTCATCGCCGAGAAGATCGCGCCGATCATCAGCCGATACGAGAAGTACACCGATACCATCGACCGGACTAACGCAGAGTTCACCGAAGAAGAACTGGGCACCGTCGCCCGCTACCTCGAGCAGACCAGCTCAACCTTCTAA
- a CDS encoding transposase, producing MLFEAEWSWGAAARHLGVRENPVHRLYDRWRVRGSGALVTKPTKRSFSFEFKLDVVRRFLAGETKVALAREFDLSSPKLIETWARKYRNEGEEALRPSSPGKSVETDSAPSESTEVVRMRRENERLRAEVAYLGKLRALRAQERR from the coding sequence GTGTTGTTCGAGGCCGAGTGGAGCTGGGGTGCTGCCGCCAGGCATCTCGGGGTTCGGGAGAACCCGGTGCATCGGCTTTATGACCGTTGGCGGGTTCGTGGGAGCGGGGCCTTGGTGACGAAGCCGACCAAGCGTTCGTTTTCGTTCGAGTTCAAGCTTGACGTCGTGCGCAGGTTCTTGGCGGGCGAGACGAAGGTCGCGCTGGCTCGCGAGTTCGATCTGTCCTCGCCGAAGCTGATTGAGACGTGGGCGCGGAAGTACCGGAATGAGGGCGAGGAAGCGCTAAGACCGAGCTCTCCCGGCAAATCAGTGGAGACTGACTCCGCTCCGAGTGAATCGACCGAGGTAGTGCGGATGCGGCGCGAGAATGAGCGGCTTCGGGCGGAGGTCGCATACTTGGGAAAATTGAGGGCCTTGAGGGCGCAAGAACGACGGTGA
- a CDS encoding IS3 family transposase yields the protein MKVRAVVSLKAEHRLDLLLQIAGLPRSTFFYQQARLDVPDPQAELKVAITEIFSANKSRYGHRRVHRELLNAGGQVAKKTVLKLMRDLGLVCRSRRKRRYVSYQGEVGQIADNLLNREFTTDTPNQKWVTDVTEFRVGDRKLYLSPIMDLFDRQIIAYSIGTSPSLQLTNAPLREVIATLEAGQYPLVHSDQGFQYQHRSWRQILADTGATQSMSRKGNCYDNAVIENFFGHLKEECFHHVRYLDIDALETALHEYIRWYNDDRLSERLEGLSPVRYRTQTLAA from the coding sequence GTGAAGGTCCGCGCTGTCGTCTCCCTCAAGGCTGAGCACCGGCTCGACCTGCTGCTCCAGATCGCGGGATTGCCCCGTTCAACGTTCTTCTATCAGCAGGCGCGGCTGGACGTCCCGGATCCGCAGGCCGAGCTGAAAGTCGCGATCACGGAGATATTCTCCGCCAACAAGTCCCGTTACGGGCATCGCCGCGTGCATCGGGAACTACTCAACGCCGGCGGGCAGGTGGCGAAGAAGACCGTTCTGAAACTCATGCGCGACCTCGGGCTTGTCTGCCGTTCGCGCCGCAAGCGCCGTTACGTGTCGTATCAGGGCGAGGTCGGCCAGATCGCCGACAACCTCCTGAATCGCGAGTTCACCACGGACACCCCGAACCAGAAGTGGGTCACCGACGTAACCGAGTTCCGGGTCGGCGATCGCAAGCTCTACCTCTCGCCGATCATGGATCTGTTTGACCGGCAGATCATCGCCTATTCGATCGGCACGTCACCGAGCCTGCAGCTGACGAACGCGCCACTGCGTGAGGTGATCGCAACGCTCGAGGCCGGGCAGTATCCGCTGGTTCATTCCGACCAAGGGTTCCAGTATCAACATCGCTCCTGGCGGCAAATACTCGCCGATACCGGGGCGACACAGTCGATGTCCCGCAAGGGCAACTGCTACGACAATGCGGTCATCGAGAACTTCTTCGGCCACCTCAAAGAAGAATGCTTCCACCACGTCCGCTACCTGGACATCGACGCGCTAGAGACAGCCCTGCATGAGTACATCCGCTGGTACAACGACGACCGCCTCTCAGAACGACTCGAGGGCCTGAGCCCGGTGCGATACCGGACCCAGACCCTCGCGGCCTAG
- a CDS encoding amino acid permease: MAIDSSPPKGETKQGTSGTLGTGLKSRHVTMISIAGVIGAGLFVGSSKAIALAGPAVLIAYLTAGLLVVLVMRMLGEMAAANPDSGSFSTYADRSIGRWAGFSIGWLYWWFWVLVIPLEAVAAAIILNSWIPAVATWIWALGITLILTITNLVSVGNYGEFEFWFALLKVVAIIGFIVIAGLAVLGLLPGSNVSGAEHLVSDGGFFPNGFGAVPAALLTTMFTFMGTEIVTIAAAESANPAKEIRKATNSVIWRISLFYVASIFLVVSLVPWNSEVLAANGSFQSALDAIGIPNAKIIIDIVILVAVASCLNSALYTASRMMFSLAQRGDAPKSIAKVSKNGVPTNAVLLSTVVGFIAVGFNFLAPEAVFSTLLATSGAVALLVYLVIAVSQLRLRAKTEAAGTEMPIKMWAFPVLTWLVIIFIPVVLIYMAIGSDLKLELYATAILAVVVVAIGLIVQRLNKGKHGEVVKEAEVTSGH, translated from the coding sequence ATGGCAATCGATTCGTCGCCCCCCAAAGGTGAAACGAAACAAGGCACATCCGGCACCCTCGGAACAGGCCTGAAGTCCCGGCATGTCACGATGATTTCGATCGCTGGCGTAATCGGGGCCGGACTTTTCGTCGGCTCGTCCAAGGCAATCGCCCTCGCCGGACCGGCAGTTCTGATCGCCTACCTGACGGCCGGGCTGCTGGTGGTCCTCGTGATGCGGATGCTCGGCGAGATGGCCGCAGCGAATCCGGACTCCGGGTCATTCTCCACATACGCGGATCGCAGCATCGGTCGCTGGGCCGGCTTCAGCATCGGCTGGCTGTACTGGTGGTTCTGGGTCCTGGTCATCCCACTCGAAGCCGTCGCAGCGGCAATCATCCTCAACAGCTGGATTCCCGCTGTCGCAACCTGGATATGGGCGTTGGGCATCACCCTGATCCTGACCATCACCAACCTGGTAAGCGTCGGCAACTACGGCGAGTTCGAGTTCTGGTTCGCCCTGTTGAAGGTCGTCGCAATCATCGGATTCATCGTCATCGCCGGCCTGGCCGTCCTCGGCCTGCTGCCGGGATCCAACGTCAGCGGTGCCGAGCACCTGGTTAGCGACGGTGGCTTCTTTCCGAATGGATTCGGAGCCGTTCCTGCTGCCTTGCTGACCACGATGTTCACTTTCATGGGAACCGAGATCGTCACCATTGCCGCCGCCGAGTCGGCCAACCCGGCAAAGGAGATCCGCAAGGCGACGAACTCGGTCATCTGGCGGATCAGCCTGTTCTACGTAGCCTCGATCTTCCTCGTGGTCTCGCTGGTGCCCTGGAATTCCGAGGTGCTCGCCGCGAATGGCTCGTTCCAGTCGGCACTCGACGCGATCGGCATCCCGAACGCCAAGATCATTATCGATATCGTGATCCTGGTCGCCGTCGCCTCCTGCCTGAACTCGGCCTTGTACACCGCGTCCCGGATGATGTTCTCGCTGGCACAGCGAGGCGATGCGCCGAAGTCCATAGCCAAGGTGTCGAAGAATGGCGTGCCTACGAATGCGGTGCTGCTCTCGACAGTGGTCGGCTTCATCGCGGTCGGATTCAACTTCCTGGCACCGGAGGCAGTGTTCAGCACGCTGCTGGCGACATCGGGCGCCGTCGCTCTGCTGGTATACCTCGTGATCGCCGTTTCACAGCTACGGCTGCGTGCCAAGACAGAGGCGGCCGGAACCGAAATGCCGATCAAGATGTGGGCATTCCCGGTACTGACCTGGCTCGTGATCATCTTCATTCCGGTGGTGCTGATCTACATGGCCATCGGTTCAGATCTGAAGCTCGAACTGTACGCCACGGCTATTCTCGCTGTCGTCGTCGTCGCAATCGGGCTGATCGTGCAGCGCCTCAACAAGGGAAAGCACGGCGAGGTCGTGAAGGAAGCAGAAGTCACGTCCGGGCACTGA
- a CDS encoding PucR family transcriptional regulator — translation MAISLRSLTDDQDLDLQVIVEGDLDAEITWAHATELDDPKPYLNGGELILTLGRSRELTPKACRTYVRRLVAARVAGLAFGVGLGHRKVPAALADACMASGLTLLAVPKPTPFIAIVRTVAEAIAAEQREEELWLLNSQRALSRAASLGGGIPAVIDQLAKATGRWVVHCGMDGAPLHSAGSRIGGNELIADFDADIRRLLAGPPRGTASVTAPDRTVVMHALGAGRQVQGVLLLGGNTSVTSSVNTLLASAVALTAISLRQDTELTAARASLRSALLAQLLNGQLESVRQTVRALGTPLPRSPVTALLVRGSAAQLEAVEEALAQRAEATLLHIRQDRLIQSAEQKPAQKGIELAGSGFFHALANSELVIVCRANEAAELADFSARTAEVSLGVSARHNWADIGQAVSEARTAVDASGGTGIRWFGDLTADGMQVLTRLPGLRLLAEERLAPVIGYDAQHNTDLLTTLGCWLNHSGAWDGAATELGVHRHTVRYRIRQIAELLDASFDDPDARFELWWAYRVLKAQDDVGHKLA, via the coding sequence ATGGCGATTTCCCTGCGTTCCCTCACCGACGACCAGGATCTCGACCTCCAGGTCATCGTCGAGGGAGACCTTGACGCCGAAATCACCTGGGCGCACGCCACCGAACTCGACGATCCGAAGCCCTATCTCAATGGTGGCGAGCTGATACTCACGCTCGGTCGTTCCCGCGAGCTGACCCCCAAAGCCTGCCGGACCTACGTGCGCCGCCTCGTAGCCGCGAGAGTGGCGGGCCTGGCATTCGGCGTCGGTCTGGGCCACCGGAAGGTGCCGGCTGCCCTCGCCGACGCCTGCATGGCGAGCGGACTGACTCTGCTGGCCGTGCCGAAGCCAACGCCATTCATCGCCATAGTAAGGACAGTCGCCGAAGCGATCGCAGCCGAACAGCGCGAAGAGGAATTGTGGCTGCTCAATTCGCAGCGCGCTCTCTCCCGCGCCGCCTCGTTGGGTGGCGGCATCCCCGCGGTGATCGACCAGCTCGCAAAGGCCACCGGACGATGGGTCGTGCATTGCGGGATGGATGGCGCCCCGCTGCACAGCGCCGGATCCAGGATCGGCGGCAATGAACTGATCGCGGACTTCGACGCCGACATCCGGCGTCTGCTCGCGGGACCACCCCGTGGGACGGCCAGCGTCACCGCACCGGATCGGACAGTTGTCATGCACGCACTCGGCGCTGGCCGTCAGGTACAGGGCGTGCTGTTGCTCGGTGGAAACACCTCGGTCACCTCGTCGGTGAACACCCTGCTGGCCAGCGCCGTCGCACTGACCGCCATCTCGCTACGACAGGACACCGAACTCACGGCAGCACGAGCTTCGCTGCGCTCGGCGCTACTGGCGCAATTACTGAACGGCCAGCTGGAATCCGTCCGGCAGACGGTTCGCGCGCTGGGCACGCCGCTGCCCCGATCCCCCGTGACGGCACTCCTCGTCCGCGGATCCGCCGCGCAGCTGGAGGCCGTCGAAGAGGCCCTGGCACAGAGGGCAGAAGCGACATTGCTCCACATCCGTCAGGATCGGCTCATCCAATCTGCGGAGCAGAAACCGGCCCAGAAAGGGATAGAGCTGGCCGGATCCGGATTCTTCCATGCCTTGGCGAACTCAGAGCTGGTAATCGTCTGCCGGGCGAATGAGGCAGCCGAACTTGCTGACTTCAGCGCCCGCACTGCTGAAGTCAGCCTCGGCGTCAGCGCGCGGCACAACTGGGCCGATATCGGCCAGGCCGTCTCCGAAGCCCGTACGGCGGTCGATGCCAGCGGCGGCACCGGAATCCGCTGGTTCGGCGACCTCACCGCAGACGGCATGCAGGTGCTTACCAGACTTCCCGGTCTGCGGCTGCTGGCGGAAGAAAGGCTCGCGCCGGTGATCGGATACGACGCACAGCACAACACCGACCTGCTGACAACCCTCGGCTGCTGGCTCAACCACTCGGGAGCCTGGGATGGCGCCGCCACCGAACTGGGCGTGCATCGGCACACCGTCCGATACCGGATTCGGCAGATCGCCGAGCTGCTCGACGCTTCATTTGACGACCCCGACGCCCGGTTCGAGCTGTGGTGGGCATACCGGGTGTTGAAGGCACAAGATGACGTGGGCCACAAACTGGCGTAA
- the gabT gene encoding 4-aminobutyrate--2-oxoglutarate transaminase encodes MTSTHEDAAVPGGPALTQERKLVTEIPGPRSVELQARKSAAVAAGVSQTLPVYITAAGGGILRDVDGNQLIDFGAGIAVVNVGNSAPEVVSRVQDQVARFTHTCFMVTPYEGYIEVAEAINRLTPGDHAKKTALFNSGAEAVENAVKIARHATGRDAVVVFDHAYHGRTNLTMAMTAKNMPYKDGFGPFAGEIYRAPMSYPLRDNDAAGTKLSGADAAKRAISMIEKQVGAKNLAAIVIEPIQGEGGFIVPAPGFLPTLVEWAKENGVVFVADEVQTGFARTGQLFACEDENIVPDLMTVAKGIAGGLPLAAVTGRAEIMDAVHGGGLGGTYGGNPVACAAALGVIATIEKEDLIGKAAHIGELMTERLTTMKGKFPVIGDLRGRGAMIAIEITKPGTIEPDAATTAAVAKAAHAAGLLVLVTGTYGNVLRFLPPLVISDDLLNEGLDILDEAFAAIVE; translated from the coding sequence ATGACTTCCACGCATGAAGATGCCGCGGTTCCAGGCGGCCCGGCGCTCACCCAGGAGCGCAAACTGGTTACGGAAATCCCCGGCCCACGCTCGGTCGAATTGCAGGCCCGCAAGTCGGCCGCAGTTGCCGCAGGTGTCAGCCAGACACTGCCTGTGTACATCACGGCAGCGGGCGGCGGAATCCTGCGCGATGTCGACGGCAATCAGCTGATCGACTTCGGTGCCGGCATTGCCGTCGTCAACGTTGGTAACTCCGCACCCGAAGTTGTTTCCCGGGTACAGGACCAGGTTGCGCGATTTACCCACACCTGTTTCATGGTCACGCCGTACGAGGGATACATCGAGGTTGCCGAGGCGATCAATCGGCTGACTCCCGGCGACCATGCCAAGAAGACCGCACTCTTCAACTCCGGTGCCGAGGCAGTCGAGAATGCGGTGAAGATCGCGCGTCATGCCACCGGCCGAGACGCCGTTGTCGTATTCGATCACGCCTACCATGGCCGTACGAACCTGACCATGGCAATGACCGCGAAGAACATGCCGTACAAGGATGGCTTCGGTCCCTTCGCCGGCGAAATCTACCGCGCTCCGATGTCGTACCCCCTGCGCGACAATGACGCGGCCGGCACCAAGCTCTCCGGCGCTGACGCCGCGAAGCGTGCCATCTCGATGATCGAAAAGCAGGTCGGGGCCAAGAACCTCGCCGCAATCGTGATTGAACCGATCCAGGGCGAGGGCGGCTTCATCGTTCCCGCTCCCGGATTCCTGCCGACCCTGGTCGAGTGGGCGAAGGAAAACGGAGTGGTCTTTGTCGCCGACGAGGTCCAGACCGGCTTCGCCCGCACCGGACAGCTGTTCGCCTGTGAAGACGAGAACATCGTTCCCGACCTGATGACTGTGGCCAAGGGAATCGCCGGCGGCCTGCCGCTGGCAGCGGTGACCGGCCGCGCCGAAATCATGGACGCCGTGCACGGCGGCGGCCTGGGCGGAACCTACGGCGGCAACCCGGTCGCCTGCGCCGCGGCTCTTGGCGTGATCGCGACGATCGAAAAGGAAGACCTGATCGGCAAGGCCGCGCACATCGGCGAGCTGATGACCGAGCGGCTGACCACGATGAAGGGGAAGTTCCCGGTCATCGGCGACCTGCGTGGACGCGGCGCAATGATCGCCATCGAGATCACCAAGCCGGGAACCATCGAGCCAGATGCTGCGACCACAGCTGCGGTGGCCAAGGCCGCGCACGCTGCCGGTCTGCTGGTGCTGGTCACCGGAACGTACGGAAACGTGCTGCGCTTCCTGCCGCCGCTGGTTATCTCGGACGACCTGCTTAACGAGGGCCTGGACATCCTGGACGAGGCGTTCGCCGCCATCGTCGAATAG